In Mailhella massiliensis, a single genomic region encodes these proteins:
- a CDS encoding acyltransferase, translating into MKRLVNLDLLRSLCMLAVVVCHCSPYLGILNGINADLIVSITGILCDPIFFALSGYFAIRPLKSSLLSYYSRKISTVVLPLFAYSVVLFLYKTNNSNWSVAEYLLFFSNELGPWWFIPTLIPFLVVAPFLYWQFEKLDNYQIKTIAKAACLVTLLGVCLNYLCWLFRVTNHSTLELTINITKRLLPTVLIPGSGYFMYFCLGYFYRRLAPDTSRTTKKKLIAFGLVLWAFDVVSAYFGVDRFDPSYPWLFATIAILFLFDGLQVNNNFFRKVIEWTARRSYAIYLLQYTSIAMIAPFLYETMLHGSIELLTIPIRVLIWVVLVICSYFASLAIASLLDITLIRIIQHVYQQAVKCINVRSIT; encoded by the coding sequence GTGAAACGGCTCGTTAATTTGGATTTATTGAGATCGCTTTGCATGCTAGCCGTTGTTGTCTGCCACTGCAGTCCATATTTAGGCATTTTGAATGGAATAAATGCCGATTTAATTGTCTCTATTACAGGAATTCTATGTGACCCAATTTTCTTTGCGCTCTCTGGCTACTTTGCAATACGACCGCTAAAGTCAAGCTTGTTGTCTTACTATTCACGTAAAATATCCACTGTCGTCCTTCCGTTATTTGCATATTCTGTTGTCCTATTTCTTTACAAAACCAATAACTCAAATTGGTCAGTAGCTGAATATCTTCTTTTTTTCTCAAATGAGTTGGGGCCTTGGTGGTTTATTCCCACACTAATTCCCTTTCTAGTCGTTGCGCCCTTTCTCTATTGGCAATTTGAGAAGCTTGACAACTATCAAATTAAAACGATTGCAAAGGCGGCTTGCTTAGTAACCCTGTTAGGAGTATGTCTAAACTATCTTTGTTGGCTGTTTAGAGTGACAAACCATTCGACACTTGAGCTGACAATCAATATTACAAAAAGATTACTACCAACAGTATTGATTCCTGGTTCAGGCTATTTTATGTATTTCTGTCTAGGCTATTTCTATCGTCGACTCGCACCTGATACTTCTAGAACTACGAAAAAGAAGCTAATTGCGTTTGGCCTAGTGTTATGGGCTTTTGACGTAGTATCTGCTTACTTTGGGGTTGACCGCTTTGACCCCAGCTATCCATGGCTATTTGCAACGATTGCCATTCTTTTTCTTTTCGATGGCTTACAAGTGAATAATAACTTTTTCAGAAAAGTCATTGAATGGACCGCGCGACGCTCCTATGCAATTTATCTATTGCAATACACTTCCATTGCTATGATTGCACCTTTTTTATATGAGACAATGTTGCATGGAAGCATAGAACTGCTTACTATCCCCATTCGGGTTCTCATCTGGGTTGTTTTAGTGATATGTTCCTACTTTGCATCGCTCGCGATTGCATCGCTGCTTGACATCACACTTATTCGCATAATTCAACATGTTTACCAGCAAGCCGTAAAGTGTATAAATGTTCGATCAATCACTTAG